In Acanthopagrus latus isolate v.2019 chromosome 17, fAcaLat1.1, whole genome shotgun sequence, the following are encoded in one genomic region:
- the LOC119005634 gene encoding potassium/sodium hyperpolarization-activated cyclic nucleotide-gated channel 3 isoform X2 — MYTCMKHTLHQCCVSPHLGDQKPGLVRFYWDLLMLMLMMGNLIVLPVGITFFREENTPSWIIFNVVSDTLFMVDLVLNFRTGIIKEDNTEILLDPRAIRQKYLKTWFTVDFVSSIPVDYIFLMVDSLDSEVYRTARALRIVRFTKILSLLRLLRLSRLIRYIHQWEEIFHMTYDLASAMVRIVNLIGMMLLLCHWDGCLQFLVPMLQDFPPDCWVSKNLMVNDTWGVQYSYALFKAMSHMLCIGYGAQAPEGMTDVWLTMLSMIVGATCYAMFIGHATALIQSLDSSRRQYQEKYKQVEQYMSFHKLPADVRQKIHEYYEHRFQGKMFDEENILGELSEPLKEEIVSFNCRSLVANMPLFANADPNFVTAVLTKLRFEVFQPMDFIIREGTVGRKMYFIQHGRVSVLTRGNKETKLSDGSYFGEICLLTRGRRTASVRADTYCRLYSLSVDSFNEVLEEHPMMRRAFETVAVDRLDRIGRKNSMLLRKSSQGGSLGGSMGRGGGRGGGGPGAGGGLAAGSLGSCDSILVQQIVKHDSMPAMQDAIAAAAAGRGGVMGGSGTVSPRPRPVIWAPLVHAPLQTAAATSNVAIALMHQQQQQQQQLQQLQQQHALGGFFLPSPLVSPSPSTSFPLSPPRPPVLQPLRPSVSSLIGMMAMGGMGGFGGLGSLSPRGPFPASPSTMGPPGGVTSPPVAKTPPTQASSVPTPVQQGRTLHYSLRLQADHPSVIAGSLGTPTGAGPSTPPLHKVPPTNPSAAPAAPSDGNASMTSQQGAKEALLRHGGNSSQGLPALGRLTQEARLLSASQPTLPHRSWAGLQPHPPLHRKASGGNLLAAPFLAGQLARGCSAGMLTSNAPMQPVTNLPFNAQTQAQPTAPHTASIPTPPPAHMPPAASLPSSSPPKQTPLSSAIPSPAPTPSSSTPILSQPPRPKPIPMTPSRSSSPPPCSTPPTAGTHPLTLSSTPRPKPIPTSSPRSSSPSPCSTPPPSSVSTPVPLPQTYKSSLTSSSPPSSFISTSPPRPQSPRAKASNTPTSVSPLSGPSPAPTQIPPPIPAATQTTRTHTSTPSQTPMLTPGTPTQTLSSSPIPVTSVPPQSKSQSPTPSVSSSARGPTSSQISKPASPLTPTQAASPSPTPPTTTSPPKVTFTVHPVKQTNPVFTQSPVSGSGHPTKSTTATTPSSACLSPKPSSTNPSSSTTTSPSIQSSSSSSHPAKQLPTTIPAPRESSKLNTPSTTAQTSQASTTTPAQSAHSAAPANTTSPKGGKKDTQLQPARKDSEGLRHKLPANM; from the exons CAACACTGAGATATTGCTGGACCCCAG GGCGATCCGCCAGAAATACCTGAAGACCTGGTTCACTGTTGACTTTGTGTCATCCATCCCTGTGGACTACATCTTCTTGATGGTGGACAGTCTCGACTCCGAGGTCTACAGGACAGCCAGGGCGCTGCGCATCGTCCGCTTCACCAAAATCTTGAGCCTGCTTCGACTGCTCCGCCTGTCCAGACTCATCCGCTACATCCACCAGTGGGAGGAG aTCTTCCACATGACCTATGACCTCGCCAGTGCCATGGTGAGGATAGTCAACCTGATTGGtatgatgctgctgttgtgccACTGGGATGGCTGTCTGCAGTTCCTGGTCCCCATGCTGCAGGACTTCCCTCCAGACTGCTGGGTTTCCAAGAACCTGATGGTG AATGACACGTGGGGCGTTCAGTACTCCTATGCACTGTTCAAAGCCATGAGCCACATGTTGTGTATCGGGTACGGCGCCCAGGCTCCAGAAGGGATGACTGATGTGTGGCTCACCATGCTCAGTATGATCGTAGGGGCCACCTGCTACGCCATGTTCATCGGCCACGCCACCGCTCTCATCCAGTCACTGGACTCCTCACGACGGCAGTACCAGGAGAAG TACAAGCAGGTGGAGCAGTACATGTCGTTCCACAAGCTTCCTGCAGATGTTCGACAAAAGATCCACGAGTACTACGAGCACCGCTTCCAGGGGAAAATGTTTGATGAGGAGAACATCCTGGGAGAACTCAGTGAGCCGCTTAAAGAG GAGATCGTCAGCTTCAACTGTCGCAGCCTGGTGGCTAACATGCCCCTGTTCGCCAATGCTGATCCCAACTTTGTGACTGCCGTGCTGACCAAGCTTCGCTTTGAGGTGTTTCAGCCTATGGACTTCATCATCCGGGAGGGCACTGTTGGACGGAAGATGTACTTCATCCAACACGGACGAGTGAGTGTGTTGACCCGCGGCAACAAGGAAACCAAGCTGAGCGACGGGTCTTACTTTGGAG AGATCTGTTTGTTGACTCGTGGACGGAGGACAGCCAGTGTCCGTGCAGACACATACTGTCGTCTGTACTCTCTCAGCGTGGACAGCTTTAACGAGGTGCTGGAGGAACACCCGATGATGCGGCGTGCCTTCGAAACTGTCGCTGTCGACCGACTAGACCGTATTG GCAGGAAGAACTCCATGCTCCTGCGGAAGTCGTCCCAGGGTGGATCTCTGGGGGGCAGTATGGGTCGTGGAGGAGGCCGGGGCGGAGGGGGTCCAGGAGCCGGAGGAGGCCTGGCAGCGGGCAGTTTGGGCTCCTGTGACAGCATCCTGGTCCAGCAGATCGTCAAACACGACAGCATGCCGGCCATGCAGGACGCCATTGCGGCGGCCGCTGCGGGAAGAGGCGGGGTCATGGGAGGGAGTGGCACGGTGTCTCCTCGGCCACGCCCGGTCATCTGGGCACCTCTGGTTCACGCCCCTCTGCAGACTGCCGCTGCCACCAGTAATGTAGCCATCGCCCTcatgcaccagcagcagcagcaacagcagcagctccagcagctgcagcagcagcacgcaCTCGGAGGTTTCTTCCTGCCCTCCCCTcttgtctctccttctccctccacctctttccctctctctcctcctcgccctcctgtGTTACAGCCTCTCCGCCCCTCTGTGAGTTCTCTCATCGGGATGATGGCGATGGGAGGGATGGGTGGTTTTGGTGGTTTGGGTAGTTTGTCCCCAAGAGGACCATTTCCCGCCTCGCCCTCGACCATGGGCCCTCCTGGTGGGGTGACATCGCCCCCTGTTGCTAAAACTCCACCCACACAAGCCTCCTCTGTCCCGACTCCTGTCCAACAAGGAAGGACTCTTCATTACAGCCTCCGCCTTCAGGCTGATCACCCCTCGGTCATTGCTGGATCACTTGGAACCCCGACAGGTGCAGGGCCATCAACACCACCCCTCCACAAGGTTCCTCCCACCAAcccttctgctgctcctgctgccccaTCAGATGGAAACGCTTCCATGACAAGTCAACAGGGAGCAAAAGAAGCTCTACTACGTCACGGTGGAAACAGCTCTCAGGGGCTGCCAGCACTGGGCAGACTCACCCAGGAGGCCAGGCTGCTGTCAGCCTCACAGCCCACTCTGCCTCACCGCTCTTGGGCAGGATTGCAGCCACACCCGCCTCTCCACCGGAAAGCCTCTGGGGGTAATTTGTTGGCAGCTCCTTTCCTAGCAGGGCAGTTAGCCAGAGGATGCAGTGCAGGCATGCTGACCTCCAATGCTCCAATGCAGCCGGTGACAAATTTACCATtcaatgcacaaacacaagcacagccCACAGCCCCTCACACTGCCTCCATAcccacacctccacctgcacacatgcctcctgcagcctctttgccatcctcctcccctccaaAGCAaactcccctctcctctgccatCCCATCACCTGcacccaccccctcctcttctACACCCATTCTCTCCCAGCCACCTCGTCCCAAACCAATCCCAATGACCCCCTctcgctcctcctctccacctccctgctCGACCCCTCCCACGGCAGGAACCCACCCACTGACGCTTTCATCGACTCCCCGTCCAAAACCGATCCCCACATCCTCCCCTcgctcttcttctccatctccctgCTCCACACCGCCACCATCTTCTGTTTCAACCCCTGTTCCACTACCTCAAACTTACAAGTcatctctcacctcctcctctccaccttctTCCTTCATCTCCACTTCTCCACCACGTCCACAGAGCCCACGAGCCAAGGCATCCAACACACCTACTTCTGTTTCTCCGCTGTCCGGCCCCAGTCCTGCCCCAACCCAAATCCCTCCTCCGATACCGGCAGCCACTCAGACCACACGCACCCACACTTCTACACCCTCCCAGACACCAATGCTCACACCTGGTACACCCACCCAGACTCTCAGCTCCTCACCTATCCCTGTCACATCTGTCCCCCCTCAAAGTAAATCCCAGAGCCCAACCCCTTCTGTCTCCAGCTCAGCCAGAGGCCCCACCTCAAGCCAGATCTCAAAACCAGCCTCGCCTTTAACCCCAACTCAAGCTGCATCTCCTTCCCCAACACCACCCACCACGACCTCTCCTCCTAAAGTAACTTTCACAGTTCATCCTGTAAAGCAAACCAATCCGGTCTTTACTCAAAGCCCAGTTTCAGGCTCTGGTCATCCCACCAAATCAACCACAGCAACCACCCCATCATCGGCATGTTTAAGCCCGAAGCCATCTTCCACTAACCCCTcatcctccaccaccacctctcctAGCATccaatcttcttcttcttcttctcacccCGCAAAACAACTGCCAACAACCATACCTGCCCCTAGAGAGTCTTCAAAACTCAACACACCCTCTACCACTGCCCAGACCTCTCAGGCATCCACCACTACACCTGCCCAGTCAGCACACTCTGCTGCCCCTGCCAACACCACCTCACCTAAAGGTGGGAAAAAGGACACTCAGCTGCAACCTGCCAGAAAAGACTCAGAGGGACTGAGACACAAACTTCCTGCCAACATgtaa
- the LOC119005634 gene encoding potassium/sodium hyperpolarization-activated cyclic nucleotide-gated channel 3 isoform X3: protein MIFYWDLLMLMLMMGNLIVLPVGITFFREENTPSWIIFNVVSDTLFMVDLVLNFRTGIIKEDNTEILLDPRAIRQKYLKTWFTVDFVSSIPVDYIFLMVDSLDSEVYRTARALRIVRFTKILSLLRLLRLSRLIRYIHQWEEIFHMTYDLASAMVRIVNLIGMMLLLCHWDGCLQFLVPMLQDFPPDCWVSKNLMVNDTWGVQYSYALFKAMSHMLCIGYGAQAPEGMTDVWLTMLSMIVGATCYAMFIGHATALIQSLDSSRRQYQEKYKQVEQYMSFHKLPADVRQKIHEYYEHRFQGKMFDEENILGELSEPLKEEIVSFNCRSLVANMPLFANADPNFVTAVLTKLRFEVFQPMDFIIREGTVGRKMYFIQHGRVSVLTRGNKETKLSDGSYFGEICLLTRGRRTASVRADTYCRLYSLSVDSFNEVLEEHPMMRRAFETVAVDRLDRIGRKNSMLLRKSSQGGSLGGSMGRGGGRGGGGPGAGGGLAAGSLGSCDSILVQQIVKHDSMPAMQDAIAAAAAGRGGVMGGSGTVSPRPRPVIWAPLVHAPLQTAAATSNVAIALMHQQQQQQQQLQQLQQQHALGGFFLPSPLVSPSPSTSFPLSPPRPPVLQPLRPSVSSLIGMMAMGGMGGFGGLGSLSPRGPFPASPSTMGPPGGVTSPPVAKTPPTQASSVPTPVQQGRTLHYSLRLQADHPSVIAGSLGTPTGAGPSTPPLHKVPPTNPSAAPAAPSDGNASMTSQQGAKEALLRHGGNSSQGLPALGRLTQEARLLSASQPTLPHRSWAGLQPHPPLHRKASGGNLLAAPFLAGQLARGCSAGMLTSNAPMQPVTNLPFNAQTQAQPTAPHTASIPTPPPAHMPPAASLPSSSPPKQTPLSSAIPSPAPTPSSSTPILSQPPRPKPIPMTPSRSSSPPPCSTPPTAGTHPLTLSSTPRPKPIPTSSPRSSSPSPCSTPPPSSVSTPVPLPQTYKSSLTSSSPPSSFISTSPPRPQSPRAKASNTPTSVSPLSGPSPAPTQIPPPIPAATQTTRTHTSTPSQTPMLTPGTPTQTLSSSPIPVTSVPPQSKSQSPTPSVSSSARGPTSSQISKPASPLTPTQAASPSPTPPTTTSPPKVTFTVHPVKQTNPVFTQSPVSGSGHPTKSTTATTPSSACLSPKPSSTNPSSSTTTSPSIQSSSSSSHPAKQLPTTIPAPRESSKLNTPSTTAQTSQASTTTPAQSAHSAAPANTTSPKGGKKDTQLQPARKDSEGLRHKLPANM, encoded by the exons CAACACTGAGATATTGCTGGACCCCAG GGCGATCCGCCAGAAATACCTGAAGACCTGGTTCACTGTTGACTTTGTGTCATCCATCCCTGTGGACTACATCTTCTTGATGGTGGACAGTCTCGACTCCGAGGTCTACAGGACAGCCAGGGCGCTGCGCATCGTCCGCTTCACCAAAATCTTGAGCCTGCTTCGACTGCTCCGCCTGTCCAGACTCATCCGCTACATCCACCAGTGGGAGGAG aTCTTCCACATGACCTATGACCTCGCCAGTGCCATGGTGAGGATAGTCAACCTGATTGGtatgatgctgctgttgtgccACTGGGATGGCTGTCTGCAGTTCCTGGTCCCCATGCTGCAGGACTTCCCTCCAGACTGCTGGGTTTCCAAGAACCTGATGGTG AATGACACGTGGGGCGTTCAGTACTCCTATGCACTGTTCAAAGCCATGAGCCACATGTTGTGTATCGGGTACGGCGCCCAGGCTCCAGAAGGGATGACTGATGTGTGGCTCACCATGCTCAGTATGATCGTAGGGGCCACCTGCTACGCCATGTTCATCGGCCACGCCACCGCTCTCATCCAGTCACTGGACTCCTCACGACGGCAGTACCAGGAGAAG TACAAGCAGGTGGAGCAGTACATGTCGTTCCACAAGCTTCCTGCAGATGTTCGACAAAAGATCCACGAGTACTACGAGCACCGCTTCCAGGGGAAAATGTTTGATGAGGAGAACATCCTGGGAGAACTCAGTGAGCCGCTTAAAGAG GAGATCGTCAGCTTCAACTGTCGCAGCCTGGTGGCTAACATGCCCCTGTTCGCCAATGCTGATCCCAACTTTGTGACTGCCGTGCTGACCAAGCTTCGCTTTGAGGTGTTTCAGCCTATGGACTTCATCATCCGGGAGGGCACTGTTGGACGGAAGATGTACTTCATCCAACACGGACGAGTGAGTGTGTTGACCCGCGGCAACAAGGAAACCAAGCTGAGCGACGGGTCTTACTTTGGAG AGATCTGTTTGTTGACTCGTGGACGGAGGACAGCCAGTGTCCGTGCAGACACATACTGTCGTCTGTACTCTCTCAGCGTGGACAGCTTTAACGAGGTGCTGGAGGAACACCCGATGATGCGGCGTGCCTTCGAAACTGTCGCTGTCGACCGACTAGACCGTATTG GCAGGAAGAACTCCATGCTCCTGCGGAAGTCGTCCCAGGGTGGATCTCTGGGGGGCAGTATGGGTCGTGGAGGAGGCCGGGGCGGAGGGGGTCCAGGAGCCGGAGGAGGCCTGGCAGCGGGCAGTTTGGGCTCCTGTGACAGCATCCTGGTCCAGCAGATCGTCAAACACGACAGCATGCCGGCCATGCAGGACGCCATTGCGGCGGCCGCTGCGGGAAGAGGCGGGGTCATGGGAGGGAGTGGCACGGTGTCTCCTCGGCCACGCCCGGTCATCTGGGCACCTCTGGTTCACGCCCCTCTGCAGACTGCCGCTGCCACCAGTAATGTAGCCATCGCCCTcatgcaccagcagcagcagcaacagcagcagctccagcagctgcagcagcagcacgcaCTCGGAGGTTTCTTCCTGCCCTCCCCTcttgtctctccttctccctccacctctttccctctctctcctcctcgccctcctgtGTTACAGCCTCTCCGCCCCTCTGTGAGTTCTCTCATCGGGATGATGGCGATGGGAGGGATGGGTGGTTTTGGTGGTTTGGGTAGTTTGTCCCCAAGAGGACCATTTCCCGCCTCGCCCTCGACCATGGGCCCTCCTGGTGGGGTGACATCGCCCCCTGTTGCTAAAACTCCACCCACACAAGCCTCCTCTGTCCCGACTCCTGTCCAACAAGGAAGGACTCTTCATTACAGCCTCCGCCTTCAGGCTGATCACCCCTCGGTCATTGCTGGATCACTTGGAACCCCGACAGGTGCAGGGCCATCAACACCACCCCTCCACAAGGTTCCTCCCACCAAcccttctgctgctcctgctgccccaTCAGATGGAAACGCTTCCATGACAAGTCAACAGGGAGCAAAAGAAGCTCTACTACGTCACGGTGGAAACAGCTCTCAGGGGCTGCCAGCACTGGGCAGACTCACCCAGGAGGCCAGGCTGCTGTCAGCCTCACAGCCCACTCTGCCTCACCGCTCTTGGGCAGGATTGCAGCCACACCCGCCTCTCCACCGGAAAGCCTCTGGGGGTAATTTGTTGGCAGCTCCTTTCCTAGCAGGGCAGTTAGCCAGAGGATGCAGTGCAGGCATGCTGACCTCCAATGCTCCAATGCAGCCGGTGACAAATTTACCATtcaatgcacaaacacaagcacagccCACAGCCCCTCACACTGCCTCCATAcccacacctccacctgcacacatgcctcctgcagcctctttgccatcctcctcccctccaaAGCAaactcccctctcctctgccatCCCATCACCTGcacccaccccctcctcttctACACCCATTCTCTCCCAGCCACCTCGTCCCAAACCAATCCCAATGACCCCCTctcgctcctcctctccacctccctgctCGACCCCTCCCACGGCAGGAACCCACCCACTGACGCTTTCATCGACTCCCCGTCCAAAACCGATCCCCACATCCTCCCCTcgctcttcttctccatctccctgCTCCACACCGCCACCATCTTCTGTTTCAACCCCTGTTCCACTACCTCAAACTTACAAGTcatctctcacctcctcctctccaccttctTCCTTCATCTCCACTTCTCCACCACGTCCACAGAGCCCACGAGCCAAGGCATCCAACACACCTACTTCTGTTTCTCCGCTGTCCGGCCCCAGTCCTGCCCCAACCCAAATCCCTCCTCCGATACCGGCAGCCACTCAGACCACACGCACCCACACTTCTACACCCTCCCAGACACCAATGCTCACACCTGGTACACCCACCCAGACTCTCAGCTCCTCACCTATCCCTGTCACATCTGTCCCCCCTCAAAGTAAATCCCAGAGCCCAACCCCTTCTGTCTCCAGCTCAGCCAGAGGCCCCACCTCAAGCCAGATCTCAAAACCAGCCTCGCCTTTAACCCCAACTCAAGCTGCATCTCCTTCCCCAACACCACCCACCACGACCTCTCCTCCTAAAGTAACTTTCACAGTTCATCCTGTAAAGCAAACCAATCCGGTCTTTACTCAAAGCCCAGTTTCAGGCTCTGGTCATCCCACCAAATCAACCACAGCAACCACCCCATCATCGGCATGTTTAAGCCCGAAGCCATCTTCCACTAACCCCTcatcctccaccaccacctctcctAGCATccaatcttcttcttcttcttctcacccCGCAAAACAACTGCCAACAACCATACCTGCCCCTAGAGAGTCTTCAAAACTCAACACACCCTCTACCACTGCCCAGACCTCTCAGGCATCCACCACTACACCTGCCCAGTCAGCACACTCTGCTGCCCCTGCCAACACCACCTCACCTAAAGGTGGGAAAAAGGACACTCAGCTGCAACCTGCCAGAAAAGACTCAGAGGGACTGAGACACAAACTTCCTGCCAACATgtaa
- the LOC119005634 gene encoding potassium/sodium hyperpolarization-activated cyclic nucleotide-gated channel 3 isoform X4, with amino-acid sequence MLMLMMGNLIVLPVGITFFREENTPSWIIFNVVSDTLFMVDLVLNFRTGIIKEDNTEILLDPRAIRQKYLKTWFTVDFVSSIPVDYIFLMVDSLDSEVYRTARALRIVRFTKILSLLRLLRLSRLIRYIHQWEEIFHMTYDLASAMVRIVNLIGMMLLLCHWDGCLQFLVPMLQDFPPDCWVSKNLMVNDTWGVQYSYALFKAMSHMLCIGYGAQAPEGMTDVWLTMLSMIVGATCYAMFIGHATALIQSLDSSRRQYQEKYKQVEQYMSFHKLPADVRQKIHEYYEHRFQGKMFDEENILGELSEPLKEEIVSFNCRSLVANMPLFANADPNFVTAVLTKLRFEVFQPMDFIIREGTVGRKMYFIQHGRVSVLTRGNKETKLSDGSYFGEICLLTRGRRTASVRADTYCRLYSLSVDSFNEVLEEHPMMRRAFETVAVDRLDRIGRKNSMLLRKSSQGGSLGGSMGRGGGRGGGGPGAGGGLAAGSLGSCDSILVQQIVKHDSMPAMQDAIAAAAAGRGGVMGGSGTVSPRPRPVIWAPLVHAPLQTAAATSNVAIALMHQQQQQQQQLQQLQQQHALGGFFLPSPLVSPSPSTSFPLSPPRPPVLQPLRPSVSSLIGMMAMGGMGGFGGLGSLSPRGPFPASPSTMGPPGGVTSPPVAKTPPTQASSVPTPVQQGRTLHYSLRLQADHPSVIAGSLGTPTGAGPSTPPLHKVPPTNPSAAPAAPSDGNASMTSQQGAKEALLRHGGNSSQGLPALGRLTQEARLLSASQPTLPHRSWAGLQPHPPLHRKASGGNLLAAPFLAGQLARGCSAGMLTSNAPMQPVTNLPFNAQTQAQPTAPHTASIPTPPPAHMPPAASLPSSSPPKQTPLSSAIPSPAPTPSSSTPILSQPPRPKPIPMTPSRSSSPPPCSTPPTAGTHPLTLSSTPRPKPIPTSSPRSSSPSPCSTPPPSSVSTPVPLPQTYKSSLTSSSPPSSFISTSPPRPQSPRAKASNTPTSVSPLSGPSPAPTQIPPPIPAATQTTRTHTSTPSQTPMLTPGTPTQTLSSSPIPVTSVPPQSKSQSPTPSVSSSARGPTSSQISKPASPLTPTQAASPSPTPPTTTSPPKVTFTVHPVKQTNPVFTQSPVSGSGHPTKSTTATTPSSACLSPKPSSTNPSSSTTTSPSIQSSSSSSHPAKQLPTTIPAPRESSKLNTPSTTAQTSQASTTTPAQSAHSAAPANTTSPKGGKKDTQLQPARKDSEGLRHKLPANM; translated from the exons CAACACTGAGATATTGCTGGACCCCAG GGCGATCCGCCAGAAATACCTGAAGACCTGGTTCACTGTTGACTTTGTGTCATCCATCCCTGTGGACTACATCTTCTTGATGGTGGACAGTCTCGACTCCGAGGTCTACAGGACAGCCAGGGCGCTGCGCATCGTCCGCTTCACCAAAATCTTGAGCCTGCTTCGACTGCTCCGCCTGTCCAGACTCATCCGCTACATCCACCAGTGGGAGGAG aTCTTCCACATGACCTATGACCTCGCCAGTGCCATGGTGAGGATAGTCAACCTGATTGGtatgatgctgctgttgtgccACTGGGATGGCTGTCTGCAGTTCCTGGTCCCCATGCTGCAGGACTTCCCTCCAGACTGCTGGGTTTCCAAGAACCTGATGGTG AATGACACGTGGGGCGTTCAGTACTCCTATGCACTGTTCAAAGCCATGAGCCACATGTTGTGTATCGGGTACGGCGCCCAGGCTCCAGAAGGGATGACTGATGTGTGGCTCACCATGCTCAGTATGATCGTAGGGGCCACCTGCTACGCCATGTTCATCGGCCACGCCACCGCTCTCATCCAGTCACTGGACTCCTCACGACGGCAGTACCAGGAGAAG TACAAGCAGGTGGAGCAGTACATGTCGTTCCACAAGCTTCCTGCAGATGTTCGACAAAAGATCCACGAGTACTACGAGCACCGCTTCCAGGGGAAAATGTTTGATGAGGAGAACATCCTGGGAGAACTCAGTGAGCCGCTTAAAGAG GAGATCGTCAGCTTCAACTGTCGCAGCCTGGTGGCTAACATGCCCCTGTTCGCCAATGCTGATCCCAACTTTGTGACTGCCGTGCTGACCAAGCTTCGCTTTGAGGTGTTTCAGCCTATGGACTTCATCATCCGGGAGGGCACTGTTGGACGGAAGATGTACTTCATCCAACACGGACGAGTGAGTGTGTTGACCCGCGGCAACAAGGAAACCAAGCTGAGCGACGGGTCTTACTTTGGAG AGATCTGTTTGTTGACTCGTGGACGGAGGACAGCCAGTGTCCGTGCAGACACATACTGTCGTCTGTACTCTCTCAGCGTGGACAGCTTTAACGAGGTGCTGGAGGAACACCCGATGATGCGGCGTGCCTTCGAAACTGTCGCTGTCGACCGACTAGACCGTATTG GCAGGAAGAACTCCATGCTCCTGCGGAAGTCGTCCCAGGGTGGATCTCTGGGGGGCAGTATGGGTCGTGGAGGAGGCCGGGGCGGAGGGGGTCCAGGAGCCGGAGGAGGCCTGGCAGCGGGCAGTTTGGGCTCCTGTGACAGCATCCTGGTCCAGCAGATCGTCAAACACGACAGCATGCCGGCCATGCAGGACGCCATTGCGGCGGCCGCTGCGGGAAGAGGCGGGGTCATGGGAGGGAGTGGCACGGTGTCTCCTCGGCCACGCCCGGTCATCTGGGCACCTCTGGTTCACGCCCCTCTGCAGACTGCCGCTGCCACCAGTAATGTAGCCATCGCCCTcatgcaccagcagcagcagcaacagcagcagctccagcagctgcagcagcagcacgcaCTCGGAGGTTTCTTCCTGCCCTCCCCTcttgtctctccttctccctccacctctttccctctctctcctcctcgccctcctgtGTTACAGCCTCTCCGCCCCTCTGTGAGTTCTCTCATCGGGATGATGGCGATGGGAGGGATGGGTGGTTTTGGTGGTTTGGGTAGTTTGTCCCCAAGAGGACCATTTCCCGCCTCGCCCTCGACCATGGGCCCTCCTGGTGGGGTGACATCGCCCCCTGTTGCTAAAACTCCACCCACACAAGCCTCCTCTGTCCCGACTCCTGTCCAACAAGGAAGGACTCTTCATTACAGCCTCCGCCTTCAGGCTGATCACCCCTCGGTCATTGCTGGATCACTTGGAACCCCGACAGGTGCAGGGCCATCAACACCACCCCTCCACAAGGTTCCTCCCACCAAcccttctgctgctcctgctgccccaTCAGATGGAAACGCTTCCATGACAAGTCAACAGGGAGCAAAAGAAGCTCTACTACGTCACGGTGGAAACAGCTCTCAGGGGCTGCCAGCACTGGGCAGACTCACCCAGGAGGCCAGGCTGCTGTCAGCCTCACAGCCCACTCTGCCTCACCGCTCTTGGGCAGGATTGCAGCCACACCCGCCTCTCCACCGGAAAGCCTCTGGGGGTAATTTGTTGGCAGCTCCTTTCCTAGCAGGGCAGTTAGCCAGAGGATGCAGTGCAGGCATGCTGACCTCCAATGCTCCAATGCAGCCGGTGACAAATTTACCATtcaatgcacaaacacaagcacagccCACAGCCCCTCACACTGCCTCCATAcccacacctccacctgcacacatgcctcctgcagcctctttgccatcctcctcccctccaaAGCAaactcccctctcctctgccatCCCATCACCTGcacccaccccctcctcttctACACCCATTCTCTCCCAGCCACCTCGTCCCAAACCAATCCCAATGACCCCCTctcgctcctcctctccacctccctgctCGACCCCTCCCACGGCAGGAACCCACCCACTGACGCTTTCATCGACTCCCCGTCCAAAACCGATCCCCACATCCTCCCCTcgctcttcttctccatctccctgCTCCACACCGCCACCATCTTCTGTTTCAACCCCTGTTCCACTACCTCAAACTTACAAGTcatctctcacctcctcctctccaccttctTCCTTCATCTCCACTTCTCCACCACGTCCACAGAGCCCACGAGCCAAGGCATCCAACACACCTACTTCTGTTTCTCCGCTGTCCGGCCCCAGTCCTGCCCCAACCCAAATCCCTCCTCCGATACCGGCAGCCACTCAGACCACACGCACCCACACTTCTACACCCTCCCAGACACCAATGCTCACACCTGGTACACCCACCCAGACTCTCAGCTCCTCACCTATCCCTGTCACATCTGTCCCCCCTCAAAGTAAATCCCAGAGCCCAACCCCTTCTGTCTCCAGCTCAGCCAGAGGCCCCACCTCAAGCCAGATCTCAAAACCAGCCTCGCCTTTAACCCCAACTCAAGCTGCATCTCCTTCCCCAACACCACCCACCACGACCTCTCCTCCTAAAGTAACTTTCACAGTTCATCCTGTAAAGCAAACCAATCCGGTCTTTACTCAAAGCCCAGTTTCAGGCTCTGGTCATCCCACCAAATCAACCACAGCAACCACCCCATCATCGGCATGTTTAAGCCCGAAGCCATCTTCCACTAACCCCTcatcctccaccaccacctctcctAGCATccaatcttcttcttcttcttctcacccCGCAAAACAACTGCCAACAACCATACCTGCCCCTAGAGAGTCTTCAAAACTCAACACACCCTCTACCACTGCCCAGACCTCTCAGGCATCCACCACTACACCTGCCCAGTCAGCACACTCTGCTGCCCCTGCCAACACCACCTCACCTAAAGGTGGGAAAAAGGACACTCAGCTGCAACCTGCCAGAAAAGACTCAGAGGGACTGAGACACAAACTTCCTGCCAACATgtaa